The region TATTGCGGACAGTCAGCTCGAAGGTCACAGGGTGGGCGCTCAGGAGCATGATGGAGAAGTTCCCACCTGGTGATGCTGCCCAACCATCTCCCGCCACAACGCTTAAGTTAGCGGTGATGGGCGCGCTCGTATTCTCGAGGGACAGCAAGGTCACGCTGAAAGCCGCCTGCGGGGCCCCTTTTTGCCCGGGGGGAGCGGAGACGAGCTTCACCGTGCTGTCAGCCGAGACCCTCAGGTAGCCGACAGTGGTTGCTAGCTCAAGGTATCTCTTTGCTCTGGAGTCGGGAACGGGGTGGGCAGTGATATTGACCAGGCTCCTGTTTCCCGGGGCTGCGTGCTCCGGTGCCCTCACAGTCAAATTTACCTCGCGGTAGCCCGACGCGGGCACGAATATCGCCCTCTTCGAGAGGTTGGCGCTCCAGCCCTCGAAGACGTCGTCGGGGTCGGTGAGACGGGCCTCAAGCCTGACATCGAAGCCAATATTGCCGCGGTTTTGGATATATATCGTGTAATTCAGGCTCTCGTTGGGCAGAACATTCCCCTCCGCGGCCTCCGCACTGAGCGCCATGTCGTATCGGGGCTCAACCTGAATCATCGGCGTCGGCACGAAGGCCACGAGCAGAATCGCTACCCCGACCGCGCCCAGCGCCTTGCCGCGGCGGTCGAGCCTCGTGACGTCGTTGAGGGGAGGGGGGTGGTAGAGGCCCAGGAAGAGGATGAGGAGGACGAAGACCATCCACGCCGGGTAGCCCGAGAATATGGAGAGTAGCACCAGAACCGCTACGGCGGTGTAGCCCGCGTACTTCGCCCTCTCGCCCAAGAGTGCTCTGGCGATGTGGCCTCCATCTAATTGGCCCGCGGGGAGTAGGTTGAGGCCGGTGACTAGGAACCCGACCCAACCCGCGAATGCTGTCGGGTGGAGGAGGTAGCTGGGGTCCGAGCCCACGAGGGAACTCAGGCCCTCGAATAGCAGCGGTGTCCCTAGGTATATCAGGCCGCTGGTGTCCTCTGGGGCCGGAATGTGGAAGTAGCTACTGAGGTACAGACCAACGATGGTGACGGGAATGGTCATGAGAAAGCCGCCGATGGGGCCTGAGACGCCGATGTCCATGAGCGCTTTTCGGTCCGGTATCGGCTCCCGTATTGAGATAAAAGCGCCGAAAGTTCCAAGCGGCGGAAAGGCGGGTATGAAGAAAGGAAAGGAAGCCGCGACGCCGTGCCTTTTTGCAGCGTAGTAGTGCGATAGCTCGTGGACGCCGAGGATGAGCATAAGGGGAAGGGCGAAAAACACAGACCCGTAGGCGATGGCCCTCGGGGACAGTACATCCAGGTCCTCGTAAGAAGCCCAGGAGAGGGTCCCCGCGAAGACCGTTGTGCATACCGTGGCGAGGAGGAGACCGACGTTCCAGTAAGGGCTGCGGTAACGGGCAGGAGGCTTCTTTGTGATGTAGATTCCGAGTTCCGAGCGGTCCCTGATCAGCATCGGGATGAAGCCCTTGGAGACCAGCTCCCGCCTCAGCTGGTCGAAAGCCCTCTCTAGCCTCGCCTCCTCTGAAGGTACAGCTATCGGGACATAGACCGATTCAGCGTCCCAGTGAAGACCGAGCGTGGTGAAGTAGGATCCGACCGCACGCCTCAGGCCCTCTGGCCCCAGCTCCTCCGGCATCGTTAGTGCATGTCTGGTGCTCGTAGATAAGGATTTTGATAAGAATTGAGGGAATTAGATCAGGAGCTCCCTCACCTTCTCCCTGAACGGTATCGGTAGGCGCCCTATAACCTCCACGGTTTCCGGCGAGAGAGGCTTCAGGGCAATGAAAAGGGCCAGGACCACTCCGAACCATGGAAGGCCCGCACCTAGAAGAATCACAGCCGCACCCGCGCTCCCCGTGTAGGGGTTGAGGGGGATGAGAAGGTGTTTTATCAAAATGGCAACCCCACCTGCGATGAGCGAGGCTCCGAGCATCGTGCGTACGAAGTGTACGGGGTAGTGGGGGTGGAGGGAGTGGTGGACGACCCAGCACTCATAAATCGACCCCGTGATTGACGCTGTCGTGGTTCCCACTAGCGCGCCGAGCGCTCCGAAGCGTGGTATGAGGATGAGGTTGAGTAAAATATTTACTCCTCCGAAAATTGCTCGGGATGTGACCAGCCGCCTCTCCTGGTCCATCGCACTCATGAATGTCGATGTCAGGGTCCCGATCTTCATCATGGCCATTGTGGGAAAGTAGATAAGGAGTAGAAGGAGGGCGCCCGTCGTCGCGAAATCGCGGCCGTATAGGAGTTGTAGAATCTCGGGAGCGAACAGAGCCCCGGCGACCGCGAGAGGGATTATAAAGACGAAGAGGTACTCCAGCATGACTGTGTAGCCCCTTCTCAGGCCTTCCATGTCCTTTCTTGCGTGGAGTTCGGAGAAATACGTCAGGGTGATACCACCCATCAGGGCAAGAGAGAAAAAGCTCAGAACCATGTAGGAGAGAGAGTAGGCGATTGTGTAGAAGGCGACCTCCCTCACGTCCTCCAGCATCGAGCCGATCATCAGTAGGTCGAGCTGCTGACCCAGAAGGAAATTCATTATCGTGTAGACGAAAAGAAAAAGTGAATACCTTAGAATGGGTCGCATAGGGAAGGAGCGGCCCCGCTTCGCCTCAGGCATAACGCTCCAGCTCCGCCGAGCCGCCATCGTCACAAACATTAGGTTCGCCAGCAGATTTGCCATTAGAACGCCGGCGACGCCCTGACCGGCGATCAGAACCGTCGCAGCCACTACAAGGTACAAAATCTTGGCCCCGGCGTCCACGAGGTTGATGAACTTCTGCATATAGAAGCCCGTCAGAACCCCCTTGAAGATGGGCTCGAGGGAGTAGGGAACGACCATCAGCCCTAAGAGGCGAAAATAGTTTGCAAGAACCGGTTTTTTAAAAAGGTGCTCCGCAATCGGTCCCGCAGCGATGAAAATAAACACGGCCAGGGCAATTGATATCCCAAGCTTTATGACAATGAGTCTGGCCACGACGCTCCTTATGGCTCCTCCCATCTTTTGCTCAAGAAGTATCGGGATGTATTTATTCAGCGCAAACTCGAATCCGAGAGAGGAGAAGACGACGAGAACGTTCAGAATCGAGAGCGTCAGCGCAAGGGTCCCGTAGTTCGCGGGGCCTAGGAGGCGGGCCAGGATTATTGAGGTGAGAATGCCTGCCGCGGAGCCGATGACCACCCCGAATATGTTCCAGCCGATGCCGCTGACCATACGGCCCGGCCCAATATTGGGCATCGGATAGCCCTCTTATCGCCTCTTCATGAGCTTCAGGAAACCCTCATCCTCATATATAGCGAGACCCCTTTTCTTGAGACAAGTCCTGAAGAAACTCCAGTCCACGACCTCGATCCTATAATTCTTGCCTCTGGTGAACTGGACACGCGTGGTTCCCCTCACCTTTCCCGGCCTGAGCCCCTTTTTCTGGGCAATCGTCATCGCCTCTTGCAAGGTTATTTCCCTGAGCGCCATCGCCTCACTCCCCCGCACCCCATGCTTGTCCGGCCATCCCGCTTGCGTTATTTAACAGTTTGTTATACCCCGAAACCTCGGCAACCTATCCGGCTCCCCTCCCGAGACCGCATTCTCATCGCGGCATTACACCAATCCAGAGGGCTCATTCTAAATCAAGGCCTGTGATTTTTGGGGGACAATCGTGGGCGCGGAAGACCGAGACTCAGGAGAAATTATATATAGAAAAATTACCCTCAACTCCGGCCGGGAGAGGTAATGGTCGTTGAGGATGAGACCTTCGACGCACGAGGTATGTTCTGCCCCGAACCAGTCGTGAAGCTCGCCGAGTGCATGAAGCACCTCAGGGGTGGAATGGTTCTGAAGCTCCTCGCGGATGACCCCGCCTCGTATGAGGACATAAAGGCCTGGTGCCGGCGGACGGGCAATGAGCTTGTCGAGATTACGGAGGAGGGGGGTGTGGTGACGGCTTATATAAGAAAGAAGTGATTCTGTGAGAATCGGAATTCTTCTGCTCACAGGCCCCTACCAGTACCAAGGGGCTGACAGCGCCTACCACTTCGCAAAGGCCGCAATCGCGCGAGGCCACTCGGTCGAGATATTTCTCTACACCGACGGTGTAAACATAGCCAATAAAGCCATCAGCGCCCCTGGGCACAGGAATCTCCCCCAAATGTTTTCCGAGCTCGGGAGTGCGGCGGGGGTCACGGCGTGCGGGACCTGCGCCCGATTCCGCGGCGTGGTGAAGGATGTCCTCCCCCCAAACATCGTCCTGGGCGGACTAGGTACCCTCGTTAAACTGCTCGAGGAGTGCGACCGTTTCTTAGTCTTCGGGAGCGGGTAGAGTGAAGGGGTCGATGTGGACTGACCAACTCGGTGATGAGCCTCACATGAACTCATCCTCCCCTCAGCGAGAGCCCCATCCCACGCATGGGTCGCTCCCGGCCGAAGCGCACTCCCCCCGTCCTCCACCCCCAGTTCACCTTCCCCGCAACCACGCCGATTCAGCCGGCGCGAACTCCATCCGAACCGTATTGCTGCTTTTCCGCAGACCGCCCTACGGCTCTGTATATCCCGCTGAGGGGCTGAGGGTCGCCAAGGCGATTCTCGCCTTCCAGGTCTGCCTGCGCGTGGTCTTCATAGAAGACGGGGTCTATAATCTGGTAAGGGGGCAGGGCGGCGGAGAGCTGGGCTTCGGCGACCTTGGGGCCGCTTTTGCGGAGCTGTCTGGGATGGGGTTGGGCGAGCTATGCGTTGTCGGGGTGGACCTTGAGGCGAGGGGGCTGAGGCTGGAGGAGCTTGTCGGGGCGCCCATCAGAATAATCACGCCTGAGGAGCTTCGAGGGATGATTGAGGAGGCGAGGGCGGTTGTGCCATTCTGAGGCTTATAAAGCGCCGGTGGGCCCGCGTGCGCGCCAGTCCGGCAGAGGGGCGGAGCGACCATGAAACTCCATGTGATCTCGAGGCCGGAGAAGGATCTTGAGGCCGCGGTGAGGGCCGGTGCGGTATGCGCCATCTTTATCGAAGACGGTGTGCTCTGTGCGCTCCGAGGGTCCCCTTCGGAACCCCTTGTCCGGCAGTTGCTGGCTGGGGGCGCGGAGCTCTACGCCCTCAAGGACGACCTGCTCGCCCGTGGTCTCCTTGAGCGAGTGGTTGAGGGAATCCATGCTGTGGGGTACGACGGCTTCGTCGAGCTAGTCGAGAGGAACGAAATCGTGAGCTGGCGCTAGAAAAGTCTCGCCCCTCTCTCCCCCTCTCCCAGTGACCTTTTTTAATCAACCGAAATCATCCAGCGTCCTCGGCCTCGCACGCAGCTCGCGCGAGCCAAGCCCGAGCATCTGCCTGAACCTAAGGCCATTGATAACGGCCTTGGCGTGGCCGTGGTTGTTGAAAGCGATTCTGACCTCCCGCAGGCGGGCTTCGTAGTCGTCGATTGTCCCCGCCCACACCTCGCTGGCCGGAGCAACACAGGCATGGTCGTCTCCTTTTCCCATCCTTTCACCAGTCTGCGCCTCCTCCATTTCAACCTCTCCATCGCTATTTCCAGCCCTCCCGCCTGCCCTCCGGTCGGAGCCCATCCACCGCCTGACCCTCTCTGCCCAGGGCCTCAGCTCCTCGTCAGAATAGAGGTAGTCATATCTATTGATTCTCAGGTCGCCCTCCGGCCTCTCCTTTCTGTACCACAGGTCGTAGTTGCGGCCATGGAAGCGAACGTAGGCGTGGTCCGCTGTGAGGGCCCGGGTCGCAGGGAAGCCGGGGGAGTCGAGGATGCACACTGCCACTCGCTTCCGCCTGAGCAGCGCTAGCGCCTCCGGATGAATCTCTTTGCCTTTACCATCGAGCCAGCTCCTGTGTCTGAATTCGACGACGTACCGGTATCTATCGACATCAAGCCCGTCCAGGATGGACTTTAGCGCCTCAAGCCCTCCCCTTCCACCCGCTCCTCCTCCCGCGCAAGCATCTTTTTCCCCGCTCCCTTCCCTGTGGAAGTGCGGGGAGAGCTGAATCAGGACCGCACCTAGTAGCCCGTGGTCAGAGAGGGGCCGGCAGACCGCCGTCTCAAAGTCCTTCGCTAGTGACACGGCCTCGTCAATGCTCCCGCGCACGAGATGCGCGTGAGTAACGTCCTGGTGCATCTTCACAGAATACTCAAATCCACCGGCGTCCGCCGAATCAATCCCGATACCGGAGGCCCCAGAAACCACAAGTTGCGATGCGCCCCGACCGGACACTATTCCTGCATGCTCGCCTCCATTACGCCCTTCGCCCACGCCCCCACCCCGCAGCATCCTGCCAATGGCCCTCCCCTTCTCTATCCAAGCTGCCACCGTCCTTTCCCCGGGGAAGGAGTAGAATGTACTGTCGACCTCGACGGCGTCGAAGTAGCGGGCATAGTAGGCGAGCCACTCCCCCCTCCTCCCGCGCAGCGACTCTGGGTAGAACGGCCCGACCCAGTCGTCGTACTGCCAGCCGCAGCAGGCGACCCTGACGCTCGTCATGGGAACCGGCCCCTCTTAATATTGTAAAGACACTATTTTCTCTCCAGCTTGACAGCTAGGGCACAATAAATAGCTTACTCGGGGCGTTCATAAAAAGAAAGAGGCACAATTATAAAGTTGTCAGTTGCCGAAGTCGTTCCATTGA is a window of Thermoplasmata archaeon DNA encoding:
- a CDS encoding site-2 protease family protein, with amino-acid sequence MPEELGPEGLRRAVGSYFTTLGLHWDAESVYVPIAVPSEEARLERAFDQLRRELVSKGFIPMLIRDRSELGIYITKKPPARYRSPYWNVGLLLATVCTTVFAGTLSWASYEDLDVLSPRAIAYGSVFFALPLMLILGVHELSHYYAAKRHGVAASFPFFIPAFPPLGTFGAFISIREPIPDRKALMDIGVSGPIGGFLMTIPVTIVGLYLSSYFHIPAPEDTSGLIYLGTPLLFEGLSSLVGSDPSYLLHPTAFAGWVGFLVTGLNLLPAGQLDGGHIARALLGERAKYAGYTAVAVLVLLSIFSGYPAWMVFVLLILFLGLYHPPPLNDVTRLDRRGKALGAVGVAILLVAFVPTPMIQVEPRYDMALSAEAAEGNVLPNESLNYTIYIQNRGNIGFDVRLEARLTDPDDVFEGWSANLSKRAIFVPASGYREVNLTVRAPEHAAPGNRSLVNITAHPVPDSRAKRYLELATTVGYLRVSADSTVKLVSAPPGQKGAPQAAFSVTLLSLENTSAPITANLSVVAGDGWAASPGGNFSIMLLSAHPVTFELTVRNITPMPAGSTGLVEIRVEPGGNASRASVLELTVSMAQLHSLELKAEPPSVYIVRGGSATVNVTLRNTGNGKDEFDLWTAATPGLSAVGLPASAALGPGEVAVWEMTVEATQSAATGLLSLRIFTASSGMPAAQQSAVVGVVVE
- a CDS encoding flippase; translated protein: MPNIGPGRMVSGIGWNIFGVVIGSAAGILTSIILARLLGPANYGTLALTLSILNVLVVFSSLGFEFALNKYIPILLEQKMGGAIRSVVARLIVIKLGISIALAVFIFIAAGPIAEHLFKKPVLANYFRLLGLMVVPYSLEPIFKGVLTGFYMQKFINLVDAGAKILYLVVAATVLIAGQGVAGVLMANLLANLMFVTMAARRSWSVMPEAKRGRSFPMRPILRYSLFLFVYTIMNFLLGQQLDLLMIGSMLEDVREVAFYTIAYSLSYMVLSFFSLALMGGITLTYFSELHARKDMEGLRRGYTVMLEYLFVFIIPLAVAGALFAPEILQLLYGRDFATTGALLLLLIYFPTMAMMKIGTLTSTFMSAMDQERRLVTSRAIFGGVNILLNLILIPRFGALGALVGTTTASITGSIYECWVVHHSLHPHYPVHFVRTMLGASLIAGGVAILIKHLLIPLNPYTGSAGAAVILLGAGLPWFGVVLALFIALKPLSPETVEVIGRLPIPFREKVRELLI
- a CDS encoding sulfurtransferase TusA family protein, which translates into the protein MVVEDETFDARGMFCPEPVVKLAECMKHLRGGMVLKLLADDPASYEDIKAWCRRTGNELVEITEEGGVVTAYIRKK
- a CDS encoding DsrE family protein gives rise to the protein MRIGILLLTGPYQYQGADSAYHFAKAAIARGHSVEIFLYTDGVNIANKAISAPGHRNLPQMFSELGSAAGVTACGTCARFRGVVKDVLPPNIVLGGLGTLVKLLEECDRFLVFGSG
- a CDS encoding DsrE family protein, with protein sequence MLLFRRPPYGSVYPAEGLRVAKAILAFQVCLRVVFIEDGVYNLVRGQGGGELGFGDLGAAFAELSGMGLGELCVVGVDLEARGLRLEELVGAPIRIITPEELRGMIEEARAVVPF
- the tusB gene encoding sulfurtransferase complex subunit TusB → MKLHVISRPEKDLEAAVRAGAVCAIFIEDGVLCALRGSPSEPLVRQLLAGGAELYALKDDLLARGLLERVVEGIHAVGYDGFVELVERNEIVSWR
- a CDS encoding DUF72 domain-containing protein, coding for MTSVRVACCGWQYDDWVGPFYPESLRGRRGEWLAYYARYFDAVEVDSTFYSFPGERTVAAWIEKGRAIGRMLRGGGVGEGRNGGEHAGIVSGRGASQLVVSGASGIGIDSADAGGFEYSVKMHQDVTHAHLVRGSIDEAVSLAKDFETAVCRPLSDHGLLGAVLIQLSPHFHREGSGEKDACAGGGAGGRGGLEALKSILDGLDVDRYRYVVEFRHRSWLDGKGKEIHPEALALLRRKRVAVCILDSPGFPATRALTADHAYVRFHGRNYDLWYRKERPEGDLRINRYDYLYSDEELRPWAERVRRWMGSDRRAGGRAGNSDGEVEMEEAQTGERMGKGDDHACVAPASEVWAGTIDDYEARLREVRIAFNNHGHAKAVINGLRFRQMLGLGSRELRARPRTLDDFG